AACGACCACGACCGCGAAATGTTCCACTGGGTCCGCGCGTTCAACCCGTACGACCTCTACACCAAGAGCGCCGAACGCCCGGACGTGCCGAAATTGATGCCGTTCTACGAGGAACTGGCGGCCGAATTCTTCCCGAAAGTGATGAACTGGTAGGCCGGACCTGTGTCCCTTTAGGCAGGTGGCAGGGGCAGTTTTCGGCTTGCGGGGAAGGGCGGATCGCTTAGAATTTAGTCGTTGCGCGGTTACCTTGCCGGTCGCCGCGTCGAATTGGGAGAGGTGGCAGAGTGGTCTAATGCGCGGGTTTGCTAAATCCGTGACCGGGTAACTGGTCCACAGGTTCGAATCCTGTCCTCTCCGTTAAGTCGTTTTGCAGCAAGAAGTTCCGACTCGCGGGAAGTCGCAAAAGTGGCGCACTCGACAGGAGTTGCGCTCGGTACGTGCGGTTCCCTGCCATCCCCTGCGTGCGCCTGCTGCGCCGCATTCTGCGCGCTCCGTGCGCCGCTTTCTGCGCCGCCTCGCTCCAACGCCACTCCGGCACGATCAAAGTCCGCGTCGGTCACTTGCAAGTAATGCTTCAACGCGATGCGAGGCGTGTTGCCCAGCCAAGTGGTTACAACGTGGATCGGATATTCCTTCGCCAGTTCCGTTTCTCGGCTCGCCCGCATGGCGTGGAACGGTCGGGGCCACGGCGTCAGGCCGGCGCGCTTCACCACCCGCTCGAATTGCGTGCGCAAGTTGCAGTTCCGCCAGCCGCTCGGTGTGTTCGCCGCTTCCCGGTGGTTACCGTCCACCACGTATACCGCACCCTCGGGAGCTAAGTCGAAGGCTTCCTCCAGGATCGGGCGCAATTCGCCGAACAGCGGAATCATGCGGCTGGCCTTGCCTACGTGGTGTTCCGTCTTGGGCGATTGCACGACGATCCGGCCGGCTTCCCAATCCACGTCTTGCCAGCGAAGTGAAAGCGTTTCGCTCGGGGTCCTCAAACCGCCGTACCGCGACAGCGCCACAATCACGCGCCAAGTCGGATTGCAGACCGCCATCAGCCGTTCGTATTCCTCGCGTGTGATGAACCGTTGCCGGTCCTGCCGCATTACGGCCTTGGCCGATACTTCGGCAAAGGGGTTGTCGGTAATCAGTTTTCGTTTCTTCGCTGATTTGAAGAACATGCGGGCGAATTGCAGCCGCTTGGAAACCGTAGTCGGGGCCAGCTTTTGTCCCACCAAGTACATTTTGAAGTCCTCGGCATCGCCTTCCGTCAGCTGGGCAATGTCACGGACGGCCCCAAAGTGTTCCACGAGGTTCCGCATCACTTGCGACCACACTTCTTTCGTCGCCGGTTTCACGTCGATGCGCCGGCCGGCGAAGTCCTCTAGGAACTTCCCCAGCACCGTTGCTTGTTTCGCGTCACGCTGGGCAATCAGCCCCACGCGTGCCAACTTGTCCGCCAGCTTCGCATCCAATTCGGCCACCCAACGCGCCGTATCGGTGGCGACGGCGTTTCCAGTCAGCTTAGCGGCCAGCAATTGTTCCACGCGGAACTTCACCGCCTCGGCGTCGCGCCGCGACACCTTGCCCAGCCGAATCGTCATCCTTTTGCTATCCGGCCCCACGAACAGAATTCGCCGCTGTCCACCCGGATCGCGTGAAATGCTTGCCATTGTTCACTTCCCCTGCTTTGAACGCTTGTTGGCGACTTGTTTCTCGGTCTCTCGGATCGCGACCAATCGCAGCCCCAGGTATTTGCACAGCAAATCGATGGAGCTGGTGTTCAAGCCGGTCCCATGTCGCATGAACCGCGAGAGGTTGCCTTGATCGAGTCCGGTCGCTTGGCAAATCTCGTATCGGCTCTGGCCGCTGTCTTCAATGAAGCGGCGAAGTTGTTCGGTAAAGGTGCGCTGTGCCATGCGGTCATTCTAACAATTGCTTGTGTTGTTACAAGCCACGACTTAAGTTGCAATCGGATTGCGACGAAGACTATGGCGATGACGTCTCACCCAAGGCGCTCGAAATCAGCATTTGGATGGTGGCGAGTCTGCCCCGCGCGCGATTCACGCTAACCAATCCTGCCCGCTCCAATTGCGACAGGGCGCGGTTCGCGCTGTCCGGCGAGACATGGAATCTCGCCAGCAAGTCCCGCGTCATCCGGATCGGTTGCCCTTTGCGTCTCTTGTGTTCGAACCATAACGCCAGCCACAGGTGAAGTGACTTGCCGGGCAGGGACGCCGCACGGGCCACGTAGGCTCCTGGGATCGGTCCCCAGATAAACCAGCCACTATGCCGCTTGGGCTTCAGCTGGGCTCGCGTGGAGCGTTTGGCGGCCTCTAGGTCGGCTTGCGCATCCGGCCTCAGTCGGTATGTTTCCAGGTCCAGTTCCAGCATTGCATGCACCAGTGGTAGGTATATTTATTAGAGAAAGAGTAAGAGAAAGAATATGAGAAAGAGGGGACGGGTCCGCGTCAGTGCGGAGGTGGTCCGCGTCAGTGCGGAGGTGGTCCGCATACACGCGGATGTT
This Planctomycetia bacterium DNA region includes the following protein-coding sequences:
- a CDS encoding helix-turn-helix transcriptional regulator, whose product is MAQRTFTEQLRRFIEDSGQSRYEICQATGLDQGNLSRFMRHGTGLNTSSIDLLCKYLGLRLVAIRETEKQVANKRSKQGK